The Cronobacter sakazakii genome has a window encoding:
- a CDS encoding glycosyltransferase, which produces MNKIKLHAVSRSDFIAKNYPDFQSLVDARVNPDTIPERFYCGGRGGWTFQTALTLNYYYPERVEVSFGSECRPDAINLMHNDDFGSRVKPWKGLTVVARADRPPVIGSDYVVEQNPQFKNRGNRVFVPYWPQPGVQPRERTDNDVRTVAYFGRVDSFPAEFGSDAFKQRLAEQGITLRISFNNWTDYRDVDVCLSFRKSHDHKLARKPASKLINGWLGKTVMICDDEPSFNAIRESELDYLIAKTPDEAFNAIMRLKNDPELFRRMLEQGEKRLEVYSRQAVAARWYSLFEEIWQKGVHQRPTALRALRFAFGKAIRPLTKKM; this is translated from the coding sequence ATGAATAAAATTAAACTACATGCCGTTTCACGTAGCGATTTTATCGCTAAAAACTACCCCGATTTTCAGTCGCTTGTCGATGCCCGCGTCAACCCGGACACCATTCCCGAGCGCTTTTACTGCGGTGGGCGCGGCGGCTGGACTTTCCAGACGGCCCTGACGCTGAATTATTACTATCCCGAGCGGGTAGAGGTGTCGTTTGGCTCTGAGTGCCGCCCCGATGCCATCAATTTAATGCATAACGACGATTTCGGCTCGCGCGTAAAACCCTGGAAAGGGCTCACCGTTGTTGCACGTGCTGACCGCCCGCCGGTTATCGGCTCAGACTATGTTGTAGAGCAAAATCCGCAATTCAAAAATCGCGGAAACAGAGTTTTTGTGCCGTACTGGCCACAGCCTGGCGTACAACCACGCGAACGCACCGATAATGACGTCCGCACGGTCGCTTATTTTGGCCGTGTCGATAGCTTCCCGGCGGAATTTGGCAGCGATGCCTTCAAACAGCGTCTTGCGGAACAGGGCATTACGCTGCGTATCTCGTTCAATAACTGGACCGATTATCGCGATGTGGACGTGTGCCTTAGCTTCAGGAAATCACACGACCATAAACTGGCACGTAAGCCTGCCAGTAAACTGATTAACGGCTGGCTCGGAAAAACCGTCATGATTTGCGATGACGAACCCTCCTTCAACGCTATTCGCGAAAGCGAGCTGGACTACCTGATTGCCAAAACGCCGGACGAGGCTTTCAACGCCATTATGCGTCTGAAAAATGATCCTGAGCTCTTCCGGCGTATGCTGGAGCAGGGTGAGAAACGCCTTGAGGTTTATTCTCGTCAGGCTGTTGCGGCCCGTTGGTACAGCCTGTTTGAGGAGA